From a single Gammaproteobacteria bacterium genomic region:
- a CDS encoding VWA domain-containing protein: protein MAGKRFKREEQGLNLSFLDVVCCGFGAVILLLVVTKIHEPVIIERSREELEGLILMLERELFEIRGETTVLKRDLEPLRAETAESVRRVSLTRREVEAAEDRHFAAKETASEGSDEAGKLLAARQELTEEMERLLADYQPAPNDTTVGGIPVDSEYIIFVIDTSGSMLGNAWPAVQRLVAETLRVYPTVKGIQVLNDEGQYLFSSFARRWIPDSASRRQSIVRAIANWQAFSDSNPAEGIVEAITSFYDESRKVSIYVFGDDFSQGSAESLVRYVARINQADRFGNCLMRIHAVGFPVLLRGGAFEQASRFANLMRVLCERNCGTFVARPTLS from the coding sequence ATGGCGGGGAAGCGGTTCAAGCGCGAGGAACAGGGACTGAACCTGTCGTTTCTGGACGTCGTCTGCTGCGGCTTCGGGGCCGTCATCCTGCTGCTGGTGGTGACCAAGATCCACGAGCCGGTCATCATCGAGCGCAGCCGCGAGGAGCTCGAGGGGCTGATCCTGATGCTCGAGCGCGAACTGTTCGAAATTCGCGGCGAAACCACGGTGCTGAAGCGCGACCTGGAGCCCTTGCGCGCCGAAACCGCCGAGAGCGTGCGGCGCGTGAGCCTGACCCGGCGCGAAGTGGAGGCAGCCGAAGATCGCCACTTCGCCGCCAAGGAGACCGCATCGGAAGGCAGCGACGAGGCCGGAAAACTGCTGGCGGCGCGCCAGGAACTCACCGAGGAAATGGAACGCCTGCTGGCCGATTACCAACCGGCTCCCAACGACACGACGGTCGGCGGAATCCCGGTGGACAGCGAGTACATCATCTTCGTGATCGACACCTCGGGCAGCATGCTGGGCAACGCCTGGCCGGCGGTGCAGCGGCTGGTGGCGGAGACGCTGCGGGTCTATCCAACGGTGAAGGGCATCCAGGTGCTCAACGACGAAGGGCAGTATCTGTTCTCGTCGTTTGCGCGAAGGTGGATTCCGGATTCGGCGTCACGCCGCCAGTCCATCGTTCGCGCCATCGCCAACTGGCAGGCCTTTTCCGACTCCAATCCCGCCGAAGGGATCGTCGAGGCCATTACCTCCTTCTACGACGAGAGCAGGAAGGTGAGCATCTACGTGTTCGGGGACGACTTTTCGCAGGGTTCCGCCGAATCGCTGGTGCGCTACGTGGCCCGGATCAACCAGGCCGACCGCTTCGGAAACTGCCTGATGCGCATCCACGCGGTGGGTTTCCCGGTTCTCCTGCGCGGCGGCGCCTTCGAGCAGGCCAGCCGCTTCGCCAACCTGATGCGGGTGCTTTGCGAGCGCAACTGCGGCACCTTCGTCGCGCGCCCCACCCTCAGCTGA
- a CDS encoding DUF1295 domain-containing protein, whose protein sequence is MDFSVTGILFGNLGLILGLMAALWLISLRLRDTSIVDLFWGLGFAVIALATLWRTGGISPRAWLLALLTTAWSLRYSWHLWRRNIGHGEDYRYAKMRERTEAAGRSWNLRSLYVVFLLQGTILWLVSLPVQLGQLYAAPVTLGWAALTGIAVWIVGVLFETIGDAQLKRFRADPENRGKVLDTGLWRYTRHPNYFGNACLWWGIWLVAAEVDAAAWTFFSPALMTWALIKFSGVPILEKHLASTRPGYADYMRRTSMFFPLPPGKAD, encoded by the coding sequence ATGGACTTCTCCGTGACCGGAATCCTGTTCGGTAACCTGGGCCTGATACTGGGCCTCATGGCGGCGCTCTGGCTGATCAGCCTGCGGCTGCGCGACACCAGCATCGTCGATCTTTTCTGGGGCCTTGGCTTTGCGGTCATCGCGCTCGCGACGCTCTGGCGCACGGGCGGCATTTCGCCGCGGGCCTGGCTGCTTGCCCTGCTGACCACCGCCTGGTCGCTGCGCTACAGCTGGCATTTGTGGCGCCGCAACATCGGCCACGGAGAGGACTACCGCTACGCCAAAATGCGAGAAAGGACCGAGGCCGCGGGCCGTTCCTGGAACCTGCGCAGCCTCTATGTCGTGTTCCTGCTCCAGGGGACCATCCTCTGGCTCGTTTCGCTTCCCGTTCAGCTCGGCCAGTTGTACGCGGCGCCGGTCACGCTGGGCTGGGCGGCGCTGACGGGAATCGCGGTCTGGATCGTCGGCGTGCTGTTCGAGACCATAGGCGACGCGCAACTGAAGCGCTTCCGGGCCGATCCGGAAAACCGCGGCAAGGTCCTGGACACCGGGCTGTGGCGTTACACCCGCCACCCGAACTATTTCGGCAACGCCTGCTTGTGGTGGGGCATCTGGCTGGTGGCCGCGGAAGTGGACGCCGCCGCCTGGACCTTCTTCAGCCCGGCGCTGATGACCTGGGCCCTGATCAAGTTCTCCGGCGTACCCATCCTGGAGAAGCACCTGGCTTCCACGCGGCCCGGCTACGCGGATTACATGCGGCGCACCAGCATGTTCTTCCCGCTGCCGCCAGGGAAGGCGGACTGA